A window from Pseudomonas sp. Tri1 encodes these proteins:
- a CDS encoding YCF48-related protein, with amino-acid sequence MNEPVMAVGCCRPPVLRRVALLAAVLSLLGSAVLSAPVMAVAASTSDVIYAVESAKASKTLMLDVVHAGQRLVAVGDRGHIVYSDDQGKSWSQAKVPTRQLLTAVFFVDDKHGWAVGHDAQILASDDGGSTWTKQFEDLARESPLLDVWFKDASNGFAVGAYGALLETTDGGKHWEDASDRLDNEDQFHLNAIAAVKDSGLFIVGEAGSMFRSADWGQTWEKVEGPYEGSLFGVIGTAEPSTLLAYGLRGNLYRSTDFGSTWEQVELKAARGALEFGLSGATLLPDGSIVIVGNGGSVVRSTDDGVTFSVFNRPDRISVAAVTAAGNGNLILAGQGGVRATTSTGAELSK; translated from the coding sequence ATGAATGAGCCTGTCATGGCTGTGGGCTGTTGTCGCCCGCCGGTGCTGCGCCGAGTCGCGTTGCTGGCTGCGGTGCTCTCGCTGCTGGGCTCTGCTGTGTTGTCGGCGCCGGTGATGGCCGTTGCGGCCTCGACGTCCGATGTCATCTACGCCGTCGAATCGGCCAAGGCCAGCAAGACCCTGATGCTCGATGTGGTCCACGCCGGCCAGCGCCTGGTGGCGGTCGGTGATCGCGGGCACATTGTCTATTCCGACGACCAGGGCAAGTCCTGGTCCCAGGCCAAGGTGCCGACTCGCCAACTGCTCACCGCAGTATTTTTCGTCGATGACAAACACGGCTGGGCCGTGGGGCATGACGCACAGATCCTCGCCAGTGACGACGGTGGCAGCACCTGGACCAAGCAATTCGAAGACCTCGCCCGTGAATCGCCGCTGCTGGATGTCTGGTTCAAGGACGCCAGCAACGGTTTTGCCGTGGGTGCCTACGGCGCGCTGCTCGAAACCACCGATGGCGGCAAGCACTGGGAAGACGCCAGCGACCGCCTCGACAACGAAGACCAGTTCCACCTCAACGCGATCGCCGCCGTGAAAGACAGCGGGCTGTTCATCGTTGGCGAGGCCGGCAGCATGTTCCGCTCCGCCGACTGGGGCCAGACCTGGGAAAAGGTCGAAGGCCCGTACGAAGGTTCGCTGTTCGGTGTCATTGGCACCGCCGAACCCTCGACGCTGTTGGCCTACGGCCTGCGCGGCAACCTTTATCGCTCCACTGACTTCGGCAGCACCTGGGAACAGGTCGAGCTCAAGGCCGCTCGGGGCGCCCTGGAGTTCGGTCTTTCAGGGGCCACGTTATTGCCGGACGGTTCCATCGTGATTGTCGGCAACGGTGGCAGCGTGGTGCGCAGTACCGATGACGGCGTGACGTTCAGCGTATTCAACCGCCCGGATCGGATTTCCGTGGCAGCCGTCACCGCAGCGGGCAACGGCAACCTGATCCTGGCGGGGCAAGGGGGCGTGCGCGCCACCACGTCCACCGGCGCCGAACTGAGCAAATGA
- the pepN gene encoding aminopeptidase N codes for MRTEQPKMIYLKDYQAPEYLIDETHLTFELFEDHSLVHAQLVMRRNPERGAGLPPLVLDGQHLELVSLKLDDADLGQGDYQLDDSHLTLQPKAQAFTVDTTVRIHPETNTALEGLYKSGSMFCTQCEAEGFRKITYYLDRPDVMSKFTTTVVAEQHSYPVLLSNGNPIASGPGEDGRHWATWEDPFKKPAYLFALVAGDLWCVEDTFTTLSERSVALRIYVEPENIDKCQHAMTSLKKSMRWDEEVYGREYDLDIFMIVAVNDFNMGAMENKGLNIFNSSAVLARAETATDAAHQRVEAIVAHEYFHNWSGNRVTCRDWFQLSLKEGFTVFRDAGFSADMNSATVKRIQDVAYLRTHQFAEDAGPMAHPVRPDSFIEISNFYTLTVYEKGSEVVGMIHTLLGAEGFRKGSDLYFERHDGQAVTCDDFIKAMEDANGVDLTQFKRWYSQAGTPRLSVSESYDAAAKTYSLTFRQSCPPTPDKQEKLPFVIPVELGLLDSKGAEIPLRLAGETAASGTSRVISVTEAEQTFTFVDIAEQPLPSLLRGFSAPVKLSFPYNRDQLMFLMQHDSDGFNRWDAGQQLSVQVLQDLIAQHQKGASLTLDPRLVSALRTVLSDESLDQAMVAEMLSLPGEAYLTEISEVADVEAIHAAREFARQQLAENLFEALWLRYEANRDLSKRTPYVAEAEHFARRALQNIALSYLMLTDKPEVLSATLEQFDTADNMTERLTALAVLVNSPFEAEKAKALEVFAENFKGNPLVMDQWFSVQAGSPLPGGLARVKALMEHPAFNIKNPNKVRALVGAFAGQNLINFHAADGSGYRFLADLVIQLNGFNPQIASRQLAPLTRWRKYDSARQALMKAELERILASGALSADVFEVVSKSLA; via the coding sequence ATGCGCACCGAACAACCGAAGATGATCTACCTGAAGGACTATCAGGCCCCCGAATACCTGATCGACGAGACGCACCTGACCTTCGAGTTGTTCGAGGACCACAGCCTGGTCCATGCGCAACTGGTGATGCGCCGCAACCCCGAGCGCGGGGCCGGGCTGCCACCCCTGGTGCTCGATGGCCAGCACCTGGAGCTGGTCTCGCTCAAGCTCGACGACGCGGACCTGGGGCAGGGCGATTACCAGCTGGACGACAGCCACCTGACCCTGCAACCCAAGGCCCAGGCCTTTACGGTCGACACCACCGTCAGGATCCATCCGGAAACCAACACCGCCCTGGAAGGCCTGTACAAGTCCGGCAGCATGTTCTGCACCCAGTGCGAGGCCGAAGGTTTCCGCAAGATCACCTATTACCTCGACCGCCCGGACGTGATGAGCAAGTTCACCACCACCGTGGTGGCCGAGCAGCACAGCTATCCGGTGCTGCTGTCCAACGGCAACCCGATTGCCAGCGGCCCCGGCGAAGACGGCCGCCACTGGGCGACCTGGGAAGACCCGTTCAAGAAGCCGGCCTACCTGTTTGCCCTGGTGGCCGGTGACCTGTGGTGCGTCGAAGACACCTTCACCACCCTGAGCGAGCGCAGCGTGGCGCTGCGCATCTATGTCGAGCCAGAAAACATCGACAAATGCCAGCACGCCATGACGAGCCTGAAGAAGTCGATGCGCTGGGACGAAGAAGTGTATGGGCGTGAATACGACCTGGACATCTTCATGATCGTTGCGGTCAACGATTTCAATATGGGCGCGATGGAGAACAAGGGCCTCAACATCTTCAACTCCAGCGCCGTGCTGGCCCGCGCCGAGACCGCCACCGATGCCGCGCACCAGCGGGTCGAGGCGATCGTGGCCCACGAATACTTCCACAACTGGTCAGGCAACCGCGTGACCTGCCGCGACTGGTTCCAGCTGTCGCTCAAGGAAGGTTTTACGGTGTTCCGCGATGCCGGGTTCTCGGCCGACATGAACTCCGCCACCGTCAAACGCATCCAGGACGTGGCTTACCTGCGCACCCACCAGTTCGCCGAGGACGCTGGTCCCATGGCCCACCCGGTGCGGCCGGACAGTTTTATCGAGATCTCCAACTTCTACACCCTGACCGTGTACGAAAAGGGCTCGGAAGTGGTCGGCATGATCCACACCCTGCTGGGGGCTGAGGGGTTCCGCAAGGGTAGCGATTTGTACTTCGAACGCCATGACGGCCAGGCCGTGACCTGTGATGACTTCATCAAGGCCATGGAGGATGCCAATGGCGTCGACTTGACTCAGTTCAAGCGCTGGTACAGCCAGGCCGGTACCCCACGGTTGTCGGTGAGCGAGTCCTACGACGCTGCGGCCAAGACCTACAGCCTGACTTTCCGCCAGAGTTGCCCGCCGACCCCGGACAAGCAGGAAAAGCTGCCGTTCGTGATTCCAGTGGAACTGGGCCTGCTCGACAGCAAGGGCGCTGAAATCCCGCTGCGCCTGGCCGGGGAAACAGCCGCAAGCGGCACATCCCGAGTGATCTCGGTGACCGAAGCCGAGCAGACCTTCACCTTTGTCGACATCGCCGAACAACCCTTGCCATCGCTGCTGCGTGGCTTCTCGGCACCGGTGAAACTGAGCTTCCCGTACAACCGCGACCAGTTGATGTTCCTGATGCAGCACGACAGCGACGGTTTCAATCGCTGGGATGCCGGACAGCAATTGTCGGTGCAGGTGTTGCAGGATCTGATCGCCCAGCATCAGAAGGGGGCGAGCCTGACGCTGGATCCTCGCCTGGTCAGCGCCTTGCGCACGGTGCTGTCGGACGAATCCCTGGACCAGGCCATGGTCGCCGAAATGCTCTCGCTGCCAGGCGAGGCGTATCTGACCGAAATCAGCGAAGTGGCTGACGTCGAGGCGATCCATGCCGCTCGTGAATTCGCCCGCCAGCAGTTGGCCGAGAACCTGTTCGAAGCCCTGTGGCTGCGCTATGAAGCCAACCGCGACCTGTCCAAACGCACGCCGTATGTGGCCGAGGCCGAGCATTTCGCCCGTCGTGCATTGCAGAACATCGCGCTGTCGTACCTGATGCTCACCGACAAGCCTGAAGTGCTGAGCGCGACCCTGGAGCAGTTCGACACGGCTGACAACATGACTGAGCGCCTCACGGCGCTGGCGGTGCTGGTCAATTCGCCGTTCGAGGCCGAGAAGGCCAAGGCCCTGGAAGTGTTTGCGGAAAACTTCAAGGGCAACCCACTGGTCATGGACCAATGGTTCAGCGTCCAGGCCGGCAGCCCGTTGCCCGGTGGCCTGGCGCGGGTCAAGGCGCTGATGGAGCATCCGGCGTTCAATATCAAGAACCCGAACAAGGTGCGCGCGCTGGTCGGTGCGTTCGCCGGGCAGAACCTGATCAACTTCCACGCCGCCGACGGTTCGGGTTATCGCTTCCTGGCGGACCTGGTGATCCAGCTCAACGGCTTCAACCCGCAGATCGCCTCGCGACAACTGGCCCCGCTGACTCGCTGGCGCAAATACGACAGCGCCCGCCAGGCGCTGATGAAAGCCGAACTGGAACGCATCCTGGCGTCCGGCGCGCTCTCCGCCGATGTGTTCGAGGTGGTGAGCAAGAGTCTGGCGTGA
- a CDS encoding DUF1315 family protein yields the protein MSSFNEMIKNITPDIYQSLKLAVEIGKWADGNKLTAEQRELSLQAMIAWEIQNLPEEERTGYMGPQECQSKATEVPNILFKSDAIH from the coding sequence ATGTCCTCGTTCAACGAAATGATCAAAAACATCACCCCTGACATCTACCAAAGCCTGAAACTGGCGGTGGAAATCGGTAAATGGGCCGATGGCAACAAGCTCACCGCCGAGCAGCGCGAGCTGTCGCTGCAGGCGATGATCGCCTGGGAGATCCAGAACCTGCCTGAAGAAGAACGCACCGGCTACATGGGCCCGCAGGAGTGCCAGTCGAAGGCGACTGAAGTGCCGAATATCCTGTTCAAGTCGGACGCCATCCATTGA
- a CDS encoding DUF2797 domain-containing protein has protein sequence MIEIGRGAISKMSARLDGATVQYAFRLGDTEVPVNPLIGSTVRLEFLGAIHCSHCGRRTKTSFSQGYCYPCMTKLAQCDVCIMSPERCHFEAGTCRDPAWGEQFCMTDHVVYLANSSGVKVGITRATQLPTRWLDQGASQALPILRVATRQQSGFVEDLFRSQVADKTNWRALLKGDAVAVDLPQVRDALFESCAQGLQGLQERFGLQAIQTIADVEPIEIRYPVEQYPAKIVSFNLDKNPIAEGTLLGIKGQYLIFDTGVINIRKYTAYQLAVHQ, from the coding sequence TTGATCGAGATTGGCCGCGGTGCAATCAGCAAGATGTCGGCGCGCCTTGACGGGGCGACCGTTCAGTACGCCTTTCGCCTGGGCGATACCGAGGTGCCGGTCAACCCGTTGATTGGCAGCACGGTACGCCTGGAGTTTCTCGGTGCGATCCACTGCAGCCATTGCGGGCGCAGGACCAAGACCAGCTTCAGCCAGGGCTATTGCTACCCTTGCATGACCAAGCTGGCCCAGTGCGACGTGTGCATCATGAGCCCCGAGCGCTGCCATTTCGAGGCGGGCACCTGCCGCGATCCGGCCTGGGGCGAGCAGTTCTGCATGACCGATCATGTGGTCTACCTCGCCAACTCCTCGGGCGTGAAGGTCGGCATTACCCGTGCCACACAATTGCCGACCCGCTGGCTGGACCAGGGCGCCAGCCAGGCGCTGCCGATCCTGCGGGTCGCCACGCGTCAGCAATCGGGGTTTGTCGAAGACCTGTTCCGCAGCCAGGTGGCGGACAAGACCAACTGGCGAGCGCTGCTCAAGGGCGACGCCGTGGCGGTGGATCTGCCTCAGGTCCGCGATGCGCTGTTTGAAAGCTGCGCCCAGGGATTGCAAGGCTTGCAGGAACGATTTGGCTTGCAGGCGATCCAGACCATAGCGGACGTCGAGCCTATCGAGATCCGTTATCCGGTGGAGCAATACCCGGCCAAGATCGTCAGTTTCAACCTGGACAAGAACCCGATTGCTGAAGGCACGCTGCTGGGGATCAAGGGCCAGTACCTGATTTTCGACACCGGCGTGATCAACATTCGTAAATACACGGCCTACCAGCTCGCCGTGCATCAGTAG
- a CDS encoding rhomboid family intramembrane serine protease encodes MSVVAVLRLPLAVDLSGFVKLLQRMQVPHRVSEEAGEQVLWVPDEISEDVRSLYARFPAGDPEQQLELPTTGGTSRRPGFIQQLIRSPITALVLLLSLIVSAVTLLGDNLEALRWLTFLEFRVVGDYIQFTPLADSLAAGQWWRLVTPMLVHFGFLHIAMNGMWYWELGRRIEARQGGINLLGLTLLFSLVSNFVQYFFSGPTLFGGLSGVLYGLLGHCWIYQWLAPNPAYHLPRGVLVMMLVWLVLCLSGLVSLIGFGEIANGAHVGGLLIGCFTGLLGGLFARRKMAL; translated from the coding sequence GTGAGTGTCGTCGCGGTATTGCGCCTGCCCCTGGCGGTGGACTTGAGTGGCTTCGTCAAGCTGCTGCAGCGTATGCAGGTGCCTCATCGGGTCAGTGAAGAGGCGGGCGAGCAGGTGCTCTGGGTGCCGGATGAAATCAGCGAAGACGTGCGTTCGTTGTACGCACGCTTCCCTGCCGGTGATCCCGAACAACAGCTGGAATTGCCCACCACTGGCGGCACGTCGCGACGGCCCGGTTTCATCCAGCAACTGATCCGCAGCCCGATCACCGCGCTGGTGCTGCTGTTGAGCCTGATCGTCAGTGCCGTGACCCTGCTGGGGGATAATCTGGAGGCGCTGCGTTGGCTGACTTTCCTGGAGTTTCGCGTCGTCGGCGACTATATCCAGTTCACGCCGCTGGCCGACAGCCTGGCGGCGGGGCAGTGGTGGCGCCTGGTGACACCGATGCTGGTCCACTTCGGTTTCCTGCACATTGCCATGAACGGCATGTGGTATTGGGAGTTGGGACGGCGGATCGAAGCCCGGCAGGGCGGTATCAACCTGCTGGGGCTGACGCTGCTGTTCAGTCTTGTGTCCAATTTCGTCCAGTACTTTTTCAGCGGGCCGACCCTGTTTGGCGGCTTGTCCGGTGTGCTGTACGGCCTGCTGGGGCATTGCTGGATCTATCAATGGCTGGCACCGAACCCGGCTTATCACCTGCCCCGTGGGGTGCTGGTGATGATGCTGGTGTGGCTGGTGTTGTGCCTGTCCGGGTTGGTCTCGCTGATCGGTTTCGGCGAAATCGCCAATGGTGCCCATGTTGGTGGGCTGCTCATCGGTTGCTTCACAGGTTTGTTGGGCGGGCTGTTCGCTCGCCGTAAAATGGCCCTCTGA